GCTCGCCATCAAAGGTCAGCAGCACCTGAGCGAGGGTGGCCCCCTTGCTCAGCGGCTTGCCTTTGAGGCGCATCTGCAATGAAGCGGTGATCGGGATCGGTTGCTGGTCGGACTGGCGCTGGGCACCGACCACCACCGAATAATCGGTCACTTGCAGCAGTTGCTGACCGGTCGGCGCTTCCTGGCGTAGCGACAGGTCATCAGGCGGCAGAAACTGGCTGTGCAGCGGTGCTGCACAGATCGGCAGGCTGACCGCCAGCAGGAGGGGAAGAATCGCACGCATGTGGGGCTCCTTGGCTTGAACAGGCACTCTAGCATGCTGTGTTCAGCCTGTACCGGCAGCCCGCGGTCAATCGAACTGCGCGCGCATCCAGGCCTGGTATTCGTCCACGCCCGCCTCGCCTTCGCGCGGCGCCCAGTGGGCATGTTCGCCCTCACCCACCGGCCGGTACGGCCCGGCCTTGCACTCGAACAACATGCTGTCGGGCTCAAGTACCACCAACCCGTGGTAGGTACCCGGCGCCAGGTCCACACCCAGGCAGTCGCCGCCCGCCTGCAGCACCCGCTTGTCAGTCACCGCACCCTGCTCATCGAAGATCAGCAGGCCAAGGCGCCCCCTGAGCACGATCAGTGCTTCGGCCTTGTCGTCACTCAGATGCCGATGGGGCGGAATATAGGTCGTCGGTTGCAACCCGACCGCCATGCGGTGGCAGGGCTCTTCCATCTCATGGAAGTTGTGGTGCTGCCGCCCACGAGGGTTGGCGGCAGCCTTCTGCGCCAGCCCAGCGAACAGCGATTGGTCGATGAACGCAGGCTGGCGCATGGTCACATCCCCTTGACGGCGAAGATGCCGTTGGCGTTGCGCCAGTAACCTTTGTAATCCATGCCATAGCCGAAGATGTAGCGATCGACGCACGGCAGGCCGACGTAGTTGGCTTTAAGGTCCGGGCTGGCCTTGCGGTCGTGGTCCTTGTCGATCAGCACGGCGGTGTGCACCGAGCGCGCACCGGCGTGCTTGCAGAACTCGATGATGGCGCTGAGGGTGTGGCCTTCGTCGAGAATGTCGTCGACGATCAGCACGTCACGGTCGATGAACGACACTTCCGGCTTGGCTTTCCAGAACAGCTCGCCGCCGCTGGTCTGGTTGCGGTAGCGAGTGGCGTGCAGGTACGACGCTTCCAGCGGGAACTGCAGGTGGGTCAGCAGCTTGCCGGCGAAGATAAGGCCACCGTTCATCACACAGAAGACCACCGGGTTCTTGTCGTGCAGGTCGTTGC
The sequence above is drawn from the Pseudomonas putida genome and encodes:
- a CDS encoding hypoxanthine-guanine phosphoribosyltransferase, which translates into the protein MPADLEHIRQVMREADCLYNEAEVEAAIAKVGEQICNDLHDKNPVVFCVMNGGLIFAGKLLTHLQFPLEASYLHATRYRNQTSGGELFWKAKPEVSFIDRDVLIVDDILDEGHTLSAIIEFCKHAGARSVHTAVLIDKDHDRKASPDLKANYVGLPCVDRYIFGYGMDYKGYWRNANGIFAVKGM
- a CDS encoding WbuC family cupin fold metalloprotein yields the protein MRQPAFIDQSLFAGLAQKAAANPRGRQHHNFHEMEEPCHRMAVGLQPTTYIPPHRHLSDDKAEALIVLRGRLGLLIFDEQGAVTDKRVLQAGGDCLGVDLAPGTYHGLVVLEPDSMLFECKAGPYRPVGEGEHAHWAPREGEAGVDEYQAWMRAQFD